One genomic window of Arthrobacter caoxuetaonis includes the following:
- a CDS encoding acetyl-CoA C-acetyltransferase translates to MTTLNDDDAVIVSIARTAIGRARKGGLADVRGDELARQVFASVIGRVPGLSIEDVEDLMLGTAAPDGEQGFNMARVVATLLNYDTLPGTTVNRFCASSIQTTRMAFHAIKAGEGDAFLVGGTESTSHAAPPAGAGNPAFDAPAERTAEAMQSAEPWCDPRADGGMPDAYIQMGHTAEYVARLTGVSRAEQDAFAARSQYLAAEAQASGYLAREIVPVVRADGSIFDRDDSIREGTTVEALAELKPVFSPVGTVTAGNACPLNDGASAALVVSGRYAKAHGLQPLARIVSTGVSGLSPEIMGLGPVESSRRALRRAGLSIADLDLIEINEAFAVQVVASARELGIDIDRQLNTHGGAIAIGHPFGATGTRLIGTLINGLSTGDKTLGMAALCVGGGQGMAIVLERLS, encoded by the coding sequence ATGACCACACTCAACGACGACGACGCCGTCATCGTCTCCATTGCCCGCACCGCCATCGGCCGCGCACGCAAGGGCGGGCTCGCCGACGTGCGCGGCGACGAACTCGCGCGCCAGGTGTTCGCCAGCGTCATCGGCCGGGTACCCGGATTGTCAATCGAGGACGTCGAGGACCTGATGCTTGGCACAGCGGCACCCGACGGGGAGCAGGGCTTTAACATGGCCCGTGTCGTGGCGACGCTGCTCAACTACGACACGCTGCCGGGCACGACCGTGAACCGCTTCTGCGCATCCTCAATTCAAACCACCCGGATGGCCTTCCATGCCATCAAAGCCGGCGAAGGGGACGCGTTCCTCGTCGGCGGCACCGAGTCGACATCACACGCGGCCCCGCCGGCCGGGGCAGGCAACCCCGCCTTCGACGCACCTGCCGAACGCACCGCGGAGGCGATGCAGTCGGCGGAGCCGTGGTGCGACCCGCGCGCCGACGGCGGGATGCCCGACGCCTACATCCAGATGGGCCACACCGCGGAGTACGTGGCGCGGTTGACCGGGGTCAGCCGTGCGGAGCAAGATGCCTTTGCAGCGCGTTCCCAGTATCTGGCGGCGGAAGCGCAGGCCAGCGGCTATCTTGCGCGGGAAATCGTGCCCGTGGTGAGGGCGGACGGGTCGATCTTCGATCGGGATGACTCGATCCGAGAAGGCACCACGGTGGAGGCACTGGCGGAACTCAAGCCCGTTTTCTCTCCCGTCGGGACGGTCACGGCAGGCAATGCCTGCCCGCTGAACGACGGCGCATCCGCCGCACTCGTTGTCTCCGGACGGTACGCGAAGGCGCACGGCCTGCAGCCACTGGCACGCATCGTCTCGACAGGTGTTTCGGGCCTGTCTCCGGAGATCATGGGGCTTGGCCCTGTGGAGTCATCGCGCCGGGCGCTGCGCCGGGCCGGCCTGAGCATCGCAGACCTCGACCTCATCGAGATCAACGAGGCATTCGCCGTCCAGGTCGTCGCTTCTGCGCGGGAGCTCGGGATAGACATAGACCGTCAGCTCAACACGCACGGCGGGGCAATTGCCATTGGGCATCCGTTCGGTGCGACCGGTACCCGTCTCATCGGCACGCTGATCAACGGCTTGTCGACCGGAGACAAGACGCTCGGTATGGCCGCGCTGTGCGTGGGTGGTGGCCAGGGCATGGCAATCGTGCTGGAACGCCTCAGCTGA
- the bcp gene encoding thioredoxin-dependent thiol peroxidase, with amino-acid sequence MPRLSVGDAAPDFSLASSDSSPVSLADLRGRSVIVYFYPAAATPGCTKEACDFRDNLNSLASAGYAVLGISPDNVDKLAKFAADEALTFPLLSDPDHAVAEAYGAWGEKKNYGKVYEGLIRSTVVVDPEGKVSLAQYNVKATGHVAKLRRDLGLD; translated from the coding sequence ATGCCCAGACTTTCCGTTGGTGACGCTGCGCCCGATTTCAGCCTGGCGTCCTCGGATTCCTCGCCCGTCTCGCTGGCGGACCTGCGTGGACGAAGCGTCATTGTGTACTTCTACCCTGCCGCCGCTACCCCGGGTTGCACCAAGGAAGCCTGTGACTTCAGGGACAACCTGAACTCCCTGGCCTCGGCCGGCTACGCCGTGCTGGGAATTTCCCCGGACAACGTGGACAAACTGGCCAAGTTCGCGGCCGACGAAGCGCTGACTTTCCCGCTGCTCTCCGATCCCGACCACGCCGTCGCCGAAGCGTATGGGGCGTGGGGGGAAAAGAAGAACTACGGCAAGGTCTACGAGGGCCTGATCCGTTCCACCGTGGTCGTGGACCCGGAAGGCAAAGTCTCCCTCGCCCAGTACAACGTCAAAGCGACGGGACACGTTGCCAAGCTCCGTCGTGATCTCGGTCTCGACTGA
- a CDS encoding 2-hydroxyacid dehydrogenase has translation MSTHPVRTLTVPTQELLDALQPLPAGMTAHLWDMVGEPHGVDYAQIDAVVTPYAASTDWRAGVARVPDLKLLQAQTTGHDGLPELVGAGTAVASAAGVHAAATAELAVGLMLASLRGIDAAVRDQQEARWNPSRYPGLADRRVLLVGVGGIGREIAARLEPFEVELTRVGSQARDDEDGHVHGTDELVDLAASADVMVLITPLNEQTRHLVDARVLAALPDGALVVNVARGGVVDTAALTAEVSSGRLKAALDVVDPEPLPADHPLWKAPNAIITPHVGGNSEAFTPRIQEFLRRQAARLAEGREPLNLVQRGPWA, from the coding sequence ATGTCAACTCATCCGGTCCGCACCCTGACTGTCCCCACCCAAGAACTCCTCGATGCCCTGCAGCCGCTGCCTGCAGGGATGACGGCACACCTATGGGACATGGTGGGGGAACCGCACGGTGTGGACTACGCGCAGATCGACGCCGTCGTCACGCCTTATGCGGCAAGTACGGACTGGCGTGCGGGCGTGGCACGGGTCCCGGACCTCAAGCTCCTCCAGGCCCAGACCACGGGGCATGACGGACTTCCCGAACTCGTGGGTGCCGGCACTGCGGTGGCCAGCGCAGCCGGCGTCCATGCCGCAGCGACCGCCGAACTCGCGGTCGGGCTCATGCTGGCTTCGCTGCGGGGCATCGATGCGGCGGTGCGGGACCAGCAGGAGGCCCGCTGGAATCCCAGCCGCTATCCGGGCCTGGCTGACCGGCGTGTCCTGCTGGTTGGCGTCGGCGGGATCGGCAGGGAAATCGCGGCCCGGCTGGAACCCTTCGAGGTTGAACTGACGCGGGTTGGCAGCCAGGCACGCGACGACGAGGACGGCCATGTGCACGGCACGGACGAACTCGTTGACCTTGCAGCTTCCGCGGACGTAATGGTCCTCATTACGCCGCTGAACGAACAGACCCGGCACCTGGTCGATGCCCGGGTCCTGGCCGCGCTTCCCGACGGGGCGCTGGTCGTCAATGTCGCGCGCGGCGGCGTCGTTGATACCGCGGCGCTCACAGCGGAAGTCTCGTCCGGGCGGCTCAAGGCAGCGCTCGACGTCGTTGATCCCGAACCGCTCCCGGCGGACCACCCGCTGTGGAAGGCGCCGAACGCGATCATCACCCCGCACGTCGGAGGCAACTCTGAGGCCTTTACGCCGCGGATTCAGGAATTCCTGCGGCGCCAGGCTGCCCGGCTGGCCGAGGGACGCGAGCCGCTGAACCTTGTGCAGCGCGGTCCTTGGGCTTAA
- a CDS encoding nuclear transport factor 2 family protein, translated as MTDIAALERRISRTEAYIEISNIMGRIEFLHSAYANEPIVPYFSTRPDTVIELPFGRYTGSDAAQRCFVGALDEGLPPRDLSGEYVEHLLSTPVIEVADDLETAKAAWITPGAEAHHLGWVEGNPLHGFWYWGRYHLVFRKEEGAWKIWKYRNSLTFVADYYKSFTDGSLPRPPAPVGNGGPDSAPRFQVEYTPSWDPKKLVHAPEPYATFVDEDEF; from the coding sequence ATGACAGACATTGCAGCACTTGAACGCCGGATTTCCCGAACCGAGGCCTACATCGAGATCTCGAACATCATGGGAAGGATCGAGTTTCTTCATTCCGCTTATGCGAACGAGCCGATCGTCCCTTACTTCAGCACACGGCCAGACACCGTGATCGAACTCCCGTTCGGCCGCTACACCGGTTCCGACGCCGCGCAGCGCTGCTTCGTCGGCGCCCTGGACGAGGGTCTGCCGCCGCGCGACCTGAGCGGCGAGTACGTGGAGCACCTCTTGTCCACACCAGTCATCGAGGTTGCCGATGACCTCGAAACGGCGAAGGCTGCTTGGATCACACCGGGCGCCGAGGCGCACCACCTCGGTTGGGTCGAGGGCAATCCCCTTCACGGTTTCTGGTACTGGGGCCGTTACCATCTGGTCTTCCGCAAGGAGGAAGGTGCCTGGAAGATCTGGAAGTACCGGAACTCGCTCACGTTCGTTGCCGACTACTACAAGAGCTTCACCGACGGCAGCCTCCCCCGGCCCCCTGCCCCAGTCGGCAACGGCGGGCCGGACAGCGCTCCGCGATTCCAGGTCGAGTACACCCCGTCCTGGGATCCCAAGAAACTCGTACACGCGCCCGAGCCCTACGCCACGTTCGTCGACGAGGACGAGTTCTAG
- the ilvN gene encoding acetolactate synthase small subunit has protein sequence MARHTLSVLVEDVPGVLTRVASLFARRAFNINSLAVGPSEVAGLSRITVVVEAEGDLLEQVTKQLNKLVNVIKIVELVPESSVQRDHILVKVRADAATRLQVTQAAELFRASVVDVSTDSLIVEATGTADKLNALLSVLEPFGIREIVQSGTLAVGRGAKSMSDRALRSA, from the coding sequence ATGGCACGCCACACCCTTTCCGTGCTGGTTGAAGACGTTCCCGGTGTCCTGACCCGGGTCGCGTCCCTGTTCGCCCGCCGGGCGTTCAATATTAATTCTTTGGCTGTCGGTCCGTCGGAGGTTGCGGGGCTTTCCCGCATTACCGTCGTCGTCGAAGCCGAGGGTGACCTGCTGGAGCAGGTCACCAAGCAACTGAACAAGCTCGTCAACGTCATCAAAATCGTCGAGCTGGTTCCCGAGTCTTCCGTGCAACGCGACCACATCTTGGTCAAGGTTCGCGCGGATGCCGCAACCCGGCTGCAGGTAACCCAGGCAGCCGAGCTGTTCCGTGCTTCAGTGGTAGATGTGTCCACAGACTCCCTGATCGTTGAAGCAACAGGCACCGCCGATAAGCTCAATGCACTCTTGTCAGTGCTGGAGCCTTTTGGCATCCGCGAAATTGTTCAATCCGGAACCCTGGCCGTTGGCCGCGGCGCGAAGTCCATGAGCGACCGCGCGCTGCGCAGCGCCTAG
- a CDS encoding MarR family winged helix-turn-helix transcriptional regulator — MEHWPTGRLLSTAARLVEHAWNERLVRIGVTHAGVIALGVLDSQGPMTQAHLAQLVRVQAQTMGKTLARLETHGHVTRVRNDLDKRSHMVSITPSGKQALNEAQDIERTLLDGGELLSEDLRGQLRKVIRELGNPRWQMAVDVPGLPVPLDAPLDIPADTASRTA; from the coding sequence ATGGAGCATTGGCCAACCGGTCGCCTCTTATCAACAGCCGCCCGCCTCGTTGAGCATGCGTGGAACGAGCGTCTGGTCCGTATAGGAGTGACCCATGCTGGCGTTATCGCCCTTGGCGTCTTGGATTCACAGGGACCCATGACGCAGGCGCACCTGGCCCAGCTGGTAAGGGTCCAGGCCCAGACGATGGGCAAGACCCTCGCGAGGCTCGAAACGCACGGGCATGTGACCCGCGTTCGCAACGACCTCGACAAGCGAAGCCACATGGTCTCGATCACCCCGTCAGGCAAGCAGGCCCTGAACGAGGCCCAGGACATTGAGCGCACCCTGCTCGACGGCGGTGAACTGCTTTCCGAAGACCTCCGCGGCCAACTGCGGAAGGTCATCCGTGAACTCGGCAATCCCCGCTGGCAGATGGCCGTGGACGTTCCCGGACTTCCTGTCCCGCTGGACGCACCCTTGGACATCCCGGCGGACACCGCTTCCCGAACCGCTTAG
- the ilvC gene encoding ketol-acid reductoisomerase has protein sequence MTDMYYDDDADLSIIQGRKVAVIGYGSQGHAHALSLRDSGVDVRVGLKEGSKSRAKAEAEGLKVLSVADAVAEADLIMVLTPDQVQRFVYAEEIAPNLKSGDALFFGHGFNIRYGYIQPPADVDVALVAPKGPGHIVRREFEAGRGVPDLIAVEQDASGKAKDLALSYAKAIGGTRAGVIETTFTEETETDLFGEQAVLCGGASQLIQYGFETLTEAGYKPEVAYFEVLHELKLIVDLMVEGGIAKQRWSVSDTAEYGDYVSGPRVITPEVKENMKAVLTDIQNGAFAKRFIDDQDAGAPEFKELRQKGEDHPIEATGRELRKLFSWIKSDDDYTEGNVAR, from the coding sequence GTGACTGACATGTATTACGACGACGACGCAGACCTGTCGATCATCCAGGGCCGCAAAGTCGCCGTCATCGGCTACGGCAGCCAGGGCCACGCACACGCCCTGAGCCTGCGCGATTCCGGTGTTGATGTCCGCGTTGGCCTCAAGGAAGGCTCCAAGTCCCGCGCCAAGGCAGAAGCAGAAGGCCTGAAGGTCCTCAGCGTTGCCGATGCCGTTGCCGAGGCGGACCTGATCATGGTCCTCACGCCGGACCAGGTCCAGCGCTTCGTCTACGCCGAAGAGATCGCCCCGAACCTGAAGTCCGGCGACGCCCTCTTCTTCGGCCACGGCTTCAACATTCGCTACGGCTACATCCAGCCCCCGGCCGACGTCGACGTCGCCCTGGTTGCTCCCAAGGGCCCGGGCCACATTGTGCGCCGCGAGTTCGAAGCAGGCCGCGGCGTTCCCGACCTGATCGCCGTCGAGCAGGATGCCTCGGGCAAGGCCAAGGACCTGGCGCTTTCCTACGCCAAGGCGATTGGCGGCACCCGTGCCGGCGTCATCGAGACGACCTTCACCGAAGAGACCGAAACCGACCTGTTCGGCGAGCAGGCTGTCCTCTGCGGCGGCGCTTCCCAGCTGATCCAGTACGGCTTCGAGACCCTGACCGAAGCCGGCTACAAGCCGGAGGTCGCCTACTTCGAGGTCCTGCACGAGCTCAAGCTGATCGTGGACCTGATGGTTGAGGGCGGCATCGCCAAGCAGCGCTGGAGCGTTTCCGACACCGCCGAATACGGCGACTACGTCTCCGGTCCGCGCGTCATCACCCCCGAGGTGAAGGAAAACATGAAGGCTGTCCTCACGGACATCCAGAACGGTGCCTTCGCCAAGCGCTTCATCGATGACCAGGACGCCGGAGCTCCGGAGTTCAAGGAACTGCGCCAGAAGGGTGAAGACCACCCGATCGAGGCCACCGGCCGCGAACTGCGCAAGCTCTTCTCATGGATCAAGTCTGACGACGACTACACCGAAGGCAACGTCGCGCGCTAG
- the ilvD gene encoding dihydroxy-acid dehydratase, whose protein sequence is MSMENTPDIKPRSRVVTDGIHAAPARGMFRAVGMGDDDFAKPQIGIASSWNEITPCNLSLNRLAQGAKEGVHAGGGFPMQFGTISVSDGISMGHEGMHFSLVSREVIADSVETVMMAERLDGSVLLAGCDKSLPGMLMAAARLDLSSVFLYAGSIMPGFAKLEDGTEKEVTLIDAFEAVGACAAGKMSLKDLDTIERAICPGEGACGGMYTANTMACIGEALGMSLPGSAAPPSADRRRDEFARKSGEAVVNLLRKGITARDIMTKKAFENAIAVTMAFGGSTNAVLHLLAIAREAEVDLTLEDFNRIGDKIPHLGDLKPFGRYVMFDVDKIGGVPVIMKALLDAGLLHGDCLTVTGKTVAENLASINPPDPDGKVLRAMDNPIHKTGGITILHGSMAPEGAVVKSAGFDADVFEGTARVFEREQGALDALDAGGIHAGDVVVIRYEGPKGGPGMREMLAITGAIKGAGLGKDVLLLTDGRFSGGTTGLCIGHVAPEAVDGGPIAFVKDGDRIRVDIAARSFDLVVEPEELEARKIGWEPLPAKFTKGVLAKYAKMVNSASTGAYCG, encoded by the coding sequence ATGAGCATGGAGAACACCCCTGACATCAAACCCCGCAGCCGAGTGGTAACTGACGGAATCCATGCGGCGCCTGCGCGCGGCATGTTCCGTGCCGTTGGCATGGGAGATGACGATTTCGCCAAACCGCAGATCGGCATTGCGAGTTCCTGGAACGAAATCACCCCCTGCAACCTTTCCCTGAACCGTCTCGCCCAGGGCGCCAAGGAAGGCGTCCACGCCGGCGGCGGCTTCCCGATGCAGTTCGGAACCATTTCGGTTTCCGACGGCATTTCCATGGGACACGAAGGCATGCACTTCTCCCTGGTCTCCCGCGAAGTCATCGCCGACTCCGTTGAAACAGTCATGATGGCCGAACGCCTTGACGGCTCCGTCCTGCTGGCTGGCTGCGACAAGTCCCTGCCCGGCATGCTGATGGCTGCCGCGCGCCTGGACCTCTCCAGTGTTTTCCTCTACGCCGGATCGATCATGCCCGGTTTCGCCAAGCTTGAAGACGGCACCGAGAAGGAAGTCACCCTGATTGACGCCTTCGAAGCCGTCGGGGCCTGCGCAGCCGGGAAGATGAGCCTGAAGGACCTGGACACCATTGAACGGGCAATCTGTCCCGGTGAAGGTGCCTGCGGCGGTATGTACACCGCCAACACCATGGCCTGCATCGGCGAGGCACTCGGCATGTCCCTGCCGGGTTCCGCTGCCCCGCCCTCGGCCGACCGCCGCCGCGACGAGTTCGCCCGCAAGTCCGGGGAAGCCGTGGTTAACCTGCTGCGCAAGGGCATCACCGCCCGCGACATCATGACCAAGAAGGCCTTCGAAAACGCCATCGCCGTGACCATGGCCTTTGGCGGCTCCACCAATGCCGTCCTCCACCTGCTGGCCATCGCCCGCGAGGCCGAAGTGGACCTGACGCTGGAGGATTTCAACCGCATCGGCGACAAGATCCCGCACCTGGGTGACCTGAAACCCTTCGGCCGCTACGTGATGTTCGACGTCGACAAGATCGGCGGCGTGCCGGTCATCATGAAGGCCCTGCTCGACGCCGGCCTGCTGCACGGCGACTGCCTCACCGTCACCGGAAAGACCGTGGCCGAGAACCTGGCGTCGATCAATCCGCCGGATCCGGACGGCAAGGTCCTGCGCGCGATGGACAACCCGATCCACAAGACCGGCGGCATCACCATCCTGCACGGTTCCATGGCTCCGGAAGGTGCCGTCGTGAAGAGCGCCGGTTTCGACGCCGACGTCTTCGAGGGCACCGCCCGCGTCTTCGAGCGCGAACAGGGTGCGCTGGATGCGCTCGATGCCGGCGGGATCCACGCAGGCGACGTCGTCGTCATCCGCTACGAAGGACCCAAGGGCGGACCGGGCATGCGCGAGATGCTCGCCATTACCGGTGCCATCAAGGGGGCCGGCCTGGGCAAGGATGTGCTGCTGCTGACGGACGGCCGGTTCTCCGGCGGCACCACAGGTCTGTGCATCGGCCACGTCGCTCCCGAAGCGGTCGACGGCGGCCCCATCGCCTTCGTCAAGGACGGCGACCGCATCCGCGTGGACATCGCTGCCCGCAGCTTCGACCTGGTGGTGGAGCCCGAAGAGCTCGAAGCCCGCAAGATCGGCTGGGAGCCGCTGCCGGCCAAGTTCACCAAGGGAGTCCTGGCCAAGTACGCCAAGATGGTCAACTCCGCGTCCACCGGGGCTTACTGCGGTTGA
- a CDS encoding acetolactate synthase large subunit codes for MSKGSPISPSLMAQKASPARSVHAKTKDAAFSAAAQIEAPDTRVQGPNNVVPPTEMSGSQAIVRALEELGVDDVFGLPGGAILPTYDPLMDSTKLRHILVRHEQGAGHAAEGYAMVTGRAGVCIATSGPGATNLVTAIADAHMDSVPMVAITGQVSSAVIGSDAFQEADIVGITMPITKHSYLVTNADDIPKVLAEAFHIATSGRPGPVLVDITKDAQQGKMVFSWPPKIDLPGYRTVVRGHSKQVREASRLIAAAQRPVFYVGGGVLKANASAELLELAETVGAPVVTTLMARGVFPDSHPQHVGMPGMHGSVSAVTALQQSDLLITLGARFDDRVTGVLSSFAPGAKVIHADIDPAEISKNRTADVPIVGSVKEIIPELTEAVRAQFEATGTPDIAPWWSVISRLRETYPTGWTEPEDGHVAPQHVISRIGELTGPEGVYVAGVGQHQMWSAQFIKYERPRAWLNSGGLGTMGYSVPAAMGAKVGNPDRVVWAIDGDGCFQMTNQELATCLINNIPIKVAIINNSSLGMVRQWQTLFYESRYSNTDLNTGHDTVRIPDFVKLADAYGCVGLRCEREEDIDATIKQALEINDRPVVIDFVVSRDSMVWPMVPSGVSNDLIQIARNMTPTWEEEE; via the coding sequence ATGAGTAAGGGATCGCCAATCAGCCCCTCGCTGATGGCACAGAAGGCAAGCCCGGCACGGTCCGTGCATGCCAAGACCAAAGATGCTGCTTTTTCTGCTGCGGCGCAGATTGAGGCCCCGGACACGCGCGTCCAGGGCCCGAACAATGTAGTACCGCCCACCGAGATGTCCGGCTCTCAGGCCATCGTCCGGGCACTGGAGGAGCTCGGAGTCGACGACGTCTTCGGCCTTCCCGGCGGAGCAATCCTGCCCACCTACGATCCGCTGATGGACTCCACCAAGCTCCGCCACATCCTGGTGCGGCACGAACAGGGCGCCGGCCACGCTGCCGAGGGCTACGCCATGGTTACCGGCCGCGCCGGTGTCTGCATTGCGACGTCGGGCCCCGGCGCCACGAACCTGGTCACCGCGATCGCCGACGCACACATGGACTCCGTGCCCATGGTCGCCATCACCGGCCAGGTCTCCAGCGCCGTTATCGGTTCCGATGCCTTCCAGGAAGCGGACATCGTCGGCATCACCATGCCGATCACCAAGCACTCCTACCTGGTGACAAACGCCGACGACATCCCCAAGGTGCTCGCCGAGGCGTTCCACATCGCCACCAGCGGGCGCCCCGGCCCCGTCCTGGTGGACATCACCAAGGACGCGCAGCAGGGGAAAATGGTGTTCTCCTGGCCGCCGAAGATCGACCTGCCGGGCTACCGCACCGTGGTCCGCGGGCATTCCAAGCAGGTACGTGAAGCCTCCCGCCTCATTGCGGCAGCACAGCGGCCGGTGTTCTACGTTGGCGGCGGCGTTTTGAAGGCCAATGCCTCAGCTGAACTGCTGGAGCTTGCCGAAACAGTGGGCGCTCCCGTGGTGACCACCCTGATGGCCCGGGGTGTTTTCCCGGATTCGCATCCGCAGCACGTGGGCATGCCCGGCATGCACGGATCCGTGTCCGCAGTTACTGCCCTGCAGCAGTCTGACCTGCTGATCACCCTCGGCGCACGTTTTGACGACCGGGTCACCGGCGTCCTCAGCTCCTTCGCCCCCGGCGCCAAGGTCATCCACGCAGACATCGACCCGGCAGAGATCTCCAAGAACCGGACAGCCGATGTGCCGATTGTCGGGTCCGTGAAGGAAATCATTCCCGAACTCACCGAGGCGGTGCGGGCCCAGTTCGAGGCGACCGGCACCCCCGACATCGCGCCCTGGTGGTCGGTGATTTCCCGGCTGCGGGAGACCTACCCGACCGGCTGGACGGAACCCGAAGACGGACATGTCGCCCCGCAGCACGTCATCAGCCGGATCGGTGAACTCACCGGCCCTGAGGGTGTCTACGTTGCGGGCGTGGGACAGCACCAGATGTGGTCCGCCCAGTTCATCAAGTACGAACGTCCCCGCGCCTGGCTGAACTCCGGCGGCCTCGGCACCATGGGCTACTCCGTTCCCGCGGCCATGGGCGCCAAGGTGGGCAACCCGGACCGGGTGGTCTGGGCCATTGACGGCGACGGCTGCTTCCAGATGACCAACCAGGAACTGGCAACCTGCCTGATCAACAACATCCCGATCAAGGTAGCCATCATTAACAACTCGTCCCTGGGCATGGTGCGCCAGTGGCAGACGCTCTTCTACGAGTCCCGCTACTCCAACACTGACCTGAACACCGGGCATGACACCGTGCGCATCCCCGACTTCGTCAAGCTGGCTGACGCCTACGGCTGTGTGGGCCTGCGCTGCGAACGCGAAGAGGACATCGACGCCACGATCAAGCAGGCACTGGAAATCAACGACCGGCCGGTTGTCATCGACTTCGTGGTCAGCCGCGATTCGATGGTGTGGCCGATGGTCCCCTCGGGGGTCAGCAATGACCTCATCCAGATTGCCCGCAACATGACGCCCACCTGGGAAGAGGAGGAGTAG
- a CDS encoding acyl-CoA dehydrogenase family protein: MSTTTTGAAATELLTRAEEMVPVLRERAGEAESLRRLPEETIADYRAAGFFTAMVPADRGGSALSLQEFADLIRVLSRGDASAGWIAAFLISHSTLLYRYGAAAQSEFFAEKPYGLTVAASAPPGKAEPADGGYRLSGRWRFGSGAMHAEWATLSAMSPEGPLSVTVPMTELEIIDTWHVPGMKATGSNDLAADNVFVPAHRTAPFATFASGANDGAALTSYPLIGYPMNRTLNLIHSAVAIGTADAALELFAQGLGKRVRMQTQQRVIDEPITRQTYGKAWDLVQVAALQMQDSLAHTDRVYGAHAAAPASLADRARINLGLTGSGQKAFQAVDLVARASGASIYRTGDHLDRIVRDTQVMRNHAAIDFETMASVAGGALLGAGIGDYADPMF, encoded by the coding sequence ATGTCAACGACGACAACGGGCGCGGCAGCGACAGAACTACTGACGCGCGCAGAGGAAATGGTTCCTGTACTCCGGGAGCGGGCCGGAGAGGCGGAATCGCTCCGCCGCCTGCCTGAGGAAACGATTGCGGATTACCGCGCAGCGGGGTTCTTCACGGCCATGGTTCCCGCTGACCGCGGTGGTTCCGCGCTCAGCCTCCAGGAATTCGCGGATCTGATCAGGGTGCTCTCCCGGGGTGACGCATCCGCGGGGTGGATCGCTGCGTTTCTGATCTCGCATTCAACGTTGCTCTACCGCTATGGAGCAGCAGCACAGAGTGAGTTCTTCGCCGAGAAACCGTATGGGCTCACTGTCGCCGCATCCGCGCCTCCCGGCAAGGCGGAACCCGCAGACGGGGGCTACCGGCTGTCCGGGCGCTGGCGCTTCGGTTCGGGGGCCATGCACGCTGAATGGGCGACTCTCAGCGCCATGTCCCCTGAGGGTCCGCTGAGCGTCACAGTCCCGATGACCGAACTCGAAATCATCGATACCTGGCACGTCCCTGGAATGAAGGCAACTGGCTCAAACGACCTGGCCGCGGACAACGTGTTCGTCCCAGCCCACCGCACGGCACCCTTTGCGACATTCGCGTCCGGGGCCAACGACGGCGCTGCGCTCACGAGCTACCCGCTCATCGGATACCCCATGAACCGGACGCTTAACCTCATCCACTCCGCCGTCGCGATCGGCACTGCGGACGCAGCCCTCGAGCTGTTTGCTCAGGGATTGGGCAAGCGGGTGCGGATGCAGACCCAGCAGCGGGTGATCGACGAGCCGATCACCCGTCAGACCTACGGCAAGGCATGGGACCTGGTACAGGTCGCGGCACTTCAGATGCAGGACTCTCTCGCACACACGGACAGGGTTTACGGCGCCCACGCGGCTGCCCCTGCTTCGCTTGCCGACCGCGCCCGCATCAACCTTGGACTGACCGGCTCCGGCCAGAAGGCGTTTCAAGCCGTTGACCTCGTCGCAAGAGCCTCCGGTGCCTCCATCTACCGCACCGGTGACCATCTGGACCGAATCGTCCGGGACACGCAGGTCATGCGCAATCACGCGGCCATCGATTTCGAGACGATGGCCTCGGTCGCCGGCGGTGCCCTTCTCGGCGCCGGCATCGGCGACTACGCCGACCCCATGTTCTGA